The nucleotide window TCACCGCGAGGCGCACGCGGTTCGCGTCCGCGAGGCGCTCTACCTCACCGCGTTCTGGATCGGGCTCGCGCTCGCGTTCAACGTCATGATCTACGTGACGCGCGGACACGACCCCGCGATCGAGTTTCTGACCGGCTACATCATCGAAAAGTCGCTGTCCGTCGATAACCTCTTCGTCTTCGCGCTGATCTTCCGGTACTTCAACGTCGACGACCGCTACCAGCACAAGGTGCTCGCGTGGGGCATCATCGGCGCCCTCATCATGCGGGCGATCTTCATTTTTCTCGGTGTCGCGCTGATTCAAAAACTCGATTGGATCATCTACGTCTTCGGCGCCTTCCTGATCGTCACCGCCGTCCGCCTGGCGCGCGAAACCGAAAAAGAGATCCACCCCGAACGCAATCCCGTCTTGCGCCTCGTGCGCCGGATTTTCCCGATCGCTCCCGTTTACGACGGCGAGCACTTCCGCACGACGTTCAACGGCCGGCGGATGTTCACGCCGATGTTCGTCGTGCTCGTCGCGATCGAGACGACAGACCTCATCTTCGCGGTGGATTCCATTCCCGCGATCCTCGCGATCACGCTCGACCCGTTCATCGTCTTCACGTCCAACGTATTCGCGATCCTCGGCCTTCGCGCGCTCTACTTCGCGCTCGCGGGGATGATGCGCATGTTCGACTACCTGCACTACGGCCTGGCGGTCGTGCTGGGCTTCGTCGGCTTCAAGATGGTCGCGCACAAATGGGTGCACATCCCGACGCCGATCGCGCTCGGCGTCGTGCTCGGCGTCATCGCGCTCTCGGTGTGGATCTCCGTCGCCAAAGCGAAAAAGGAAGGGCCGA belongs to bacterium and includes:
- a CDS encoding TerC family protein, whose protein sequence is MISENPAWWAAFIAFVLAMLVLDLKVFHREAHAVRVREALYLTAFWIGLALAFNVMIYVTRGHDPAIEFLTGYIIEKSLSVDNLFVFALIFRYFNVDDRYQHKVLAWGIIGALIMRAIFIFLGVALIQKLDWIIYVFGAFLIVTAVRLARETEKEIHPERNPVLRLVRRIFPIAPVYDGEHFRTTFNGRRMFTPMFVVLVAIETTDLIFAVDSIPAILAITLDPFIVFTSNVFAILGLRALYFALAGMMRMFDYLHYGLAVVLGFVGFKMVAHKWVHIPTPIALGVVLGVIALSVWISVAKAKKEGPIVDPDEAPGA